The following proteins come from a genomic window of Neptunomonas concharum:
- a CDS encoding uracil-xanthine permease family protein, which yields MNSNESVWKSALAGSQMLFVAFGALVLMPLLTGMDPSVALFTAGVGTLLFQFVTKRMVPIFLASSFAFIAPILYSVQTWGMSDTLGGLFAAGVVYMILGAMVKLRGVGFLHRLMPPVVTGPVIMVIGLGLAPVAVNLAMGKTGDGAAELFPYQDAMIVSMISLLTTLLAASLAKGIFRLIPILFGVLAGYITANVMGMVSYDAISAAPVFAIPNFTLPTFNWQTILFMVPVAIAPAIEHVGDILAISNVTGKDYVKKPGLHRTIFGDGVATSAAALLGGPPNTTYSEVTGAVMLTRSFNPAIMIWAAIFAILMALVAKFGAALQTIPTPVMGGILILLFGSIAAVGLNTLIKAKVDMAQQRNLIIVATVLVFGIGGMVVGGNDFSLQGISLCGLVAIVLNLILPKESPESDDLHEEQEVVEDLIDHAR from the coding sequence ATGAATTCAAACGAGTCTGTCTGGAAAAGTGCTTTAGCCGGTTCCCAGATGTTGTTCGTGGCGTTTGGTGCGCTGGTATTAATGCCACTGTTAACGGGTATGGATCCCAGTGTGGCCTTGTTTACCGCCGGTGTAGGTACGCTACTTTTTCAATTTGTGACAAAGCGGATGGTGCCCATCTTTTTGGCGTCGTCATTTGCGTTTATCGCCCCGATTCTTTACAGCGTTCAAACATGGGGGATGTCGGATACTTTAGGTGGTTTGTTTGCTGCGGGTGTTGTTTACATGATCCTCGGAGCGATGGTTAAGCTTAGAGGTGTGGGGTTTCTACATCGTTTAATGCCTCCCGTTGTGACGGGCCCTGTCATCATGGTGATTGGCTTGGGTTTAGCGCCCGTTGCAGTTAATTTAGCGATGGGTAAAACGGGTGATGGTGCTGCTGAATTATTCCCTTATCAGGATGCCATGATTGTTTCGATGATTTCGCTCCTGACCACTTTGCTGGCTGCCTCTTTAGCTAAAGGTATCTTTCGCCTTATACCTATCCTCTTTGGTGTATTGGCCGGTTATATCACAGCGAATGTTATGGGTATGGTCAGTTATGATGCAATTTCTGCGGCCCCCGTTTTTGCTATCCCAAACTTTACGTTACCAACCTTTAACTGGCAGACCATCCTTTTTATGGTGCCTGTTGCGATAGCTCCGGCTATTGAGCATGTTGGAGATATCTTGGCGATCAGCAATGTGACCGGTAAAGATTATGTGAAAAAGCCTGGTTTGCATCGTACGATCTTTGGTGATGGTGTAGCGACATCAGCAGCTGCGTTATTAGGTGGCCCGCCTAATACAACCTATTCTGAAGTTACCGGTGCCGTCATGCTAACGAGGTCATTTAATCCTGCAATCATGATCTGGGCAGCTATTTTTGCGATTCTGATGGCCTTGGTTGCTAAGTTTGGAGCTGCATTGCAAACAATTCCTACACCGGTCATGGGCGGCATTCTTATTTTGTTGTTTGGCTCCATTGCTGCAGTGGGTTTGAATACGCTGATCAAAGCCAAAGTGGATATGGCGCAACAGAGGAACCTGATTATCGTGGCCACGGTTTTGGTTTTTGGAATCGGTGGAATGGTTGTAGGTGGTAATGACTTTAGTCTGCAGGGTATCAGTCTGTGTGGTTTAGTTGCCATTGTACTGAACTTGATTTTGCCAAAAGAGTCTCCTGAATCTGATGATCTTCACGAAGAGCAAGAGGTTGTGGAAGATCTGATCGATCACGCTCGCTAG
- the gss gene encoding bifunctional glutathionylspermidine amidase/synthase: MQPKQKPKAAPFGTLLGVAPGDVPVFSSDYASADDNELPNRHAYRSYVDGIFMGYKWQCVEFARRWLYINHGYIFDDVAMAYDIFRLQNVRVVQDNTRLPLKSFRNGSQRHPEPGAMLIWSEGGEFEITGHVAIVTEVHPDRLCLVEQNVTHEVWPQGLGFSRAIPAKVTDDGGYWLRCSYGDATILGWVMQTEDDLHAEKIVPVDPALFDIALRELPEPTEPARSWLNVANPDEEAYVAMMKGHKLSSQEADRNRYMVLSETAQRELKRATNELHALFMHATDYVLQDEALLAKFNIPSALWPRIRQSWDNRRNQMITGRFDFAMSAKGIKVYEYNCDSASCYMEAGLVQDKWAEYRHCTEGEGSAEELIEELVTAWQHSDVNDVLHIMQDTDLEESYHALFMKKAIESAGIPCKVITGVKGLAWDSEGNVVDAVGDKICWVWKTWAWETALDQIRDECADDERRLATYSTEQVRSETPRLVDVLLRPGVMVYEPLWTLIPSNKAILPVLWMLFPDHPYLLESHFELTPALQKAGYVSKPIVGRCGANISLYDRESNLMEETHGQFAAQDQIYQALWKLPDVSGYRAQVCTFSTAGHFAGSCMRVDSGLVITKDSDLIALRVVDDKRLHQ; encoded by the coding sequence ATGCAACCTAAACAAAAACCTAAAGCCGCACCCTTTGGTACGCTGTTAGGTGTCGCACCTGGCGATGTGCCGGTGTTTTCTTCCGATTATGCATCAGCCGATGATAACGAGTTGCCTAATCGACATGCCTACCGCAGTTATGTGGATGGCATTTTTATGGGTTATAAGTGGCAGTGTGTCGAGTTTGCCCGCCGTTGGTTGTATATCAACCACGGCTACATCTTTGATGATGTGGCGATGGCCTACGATATTTTCCGGTTGCAGAATGTCCGCGTTGTGCAAGATAACACGCGCTTGCCGTTAAAGTCGTTCCGCAATGGCTCGCAACGCCATCCTGAGCCGGGTGCGATGTTGATCTGGAGCGAAGGTGGCGAGTTTGAAATCACTGGCCATGTTGCGATCGTCACCGAAGTTCACCCCGACCGTTTGTGCTTAGTGGAGCAGAACGTTACCCATGAAGTATGGCCACAAGGGCTGGGCTTTTCACGCGCGATACCAGCCAAAGTAACCGACGATGGCGGCTATTGGTTGCGCTGCTCATATGGTGATGCAACCATTCTAGGCTGGGTAATGCAGACTGAAGATGATCTGCATGCCGAAAAAATTGTGCCTGTCGACCCAGCGTTGTTTGATATTGCGTTGCGAGAGCTACCCGAGCCAACCGAGCCTGCCCGTAGTTGGCTGAATGTGGCAAACCCTGATGAAGAAGCGTACGTGGCGATGATGAAAGGCCATAAGCTAAGTAGTCAGGAGGCTGACCGTAACCGTTATATGGTGCTATCAGAAACCGCGCAGCGCGAGTTAAAACGCGCCACCAACGAGTTGCATGCGCTGTTTATGCATGCCACCGATTATGTGTTGCAGGATGAAGCCTTACTGGCCAAGTTTAATATCCCTTCTGCATTGTGGCCGCGTATCCGTCAATCGTGGGATAACCGTCGTAATCAGATGATTACCGGACGCTTTGACTTTGCTATGTCTGCAAAAGGTATCAAGGTATATGAGTATAACTGTGACTCTGCCTCTTGTTACATGGAAGCCGGCTTAGTGCAGGATAAATGGGCCGAATACCGCCATTGCACTGAGGGTGAAGGCTCAGCAGAAGAGCTGATCGAAGAGCTAGTCACGGCGTGGCAGCACAGTGATGTGAACGATGTATTGCATATCATGCAAGACACCGATCTTGAAGAAAGCTACCACGCGCTCTTTATGAAAAAGGCCATCGAAAGCGCAGGTATTCCCTGCAAAGTGATTACCGGTGTGAAAGGGTTGGCGTGGGATAGCGAGGGCAATGTCGTTGATGCCGTTGGCGATAAAATCTGCTGGGTCTGGAAAACTTGGGCGTGGGAAACCGCACTGGATCAGATCCGTGATGAGTGTGCCGATGATGAACGCCGATTAGCAACGTACAGTACCGAGCAGGTACGTAGTGAAACGCCTCGGTTGGTGGATGTATTGCTGCGCCCAGGCGTGATGGTGTACGAGCCTCTTTGGACGTTAATTCCCAGCAATAAAGCTATTTTACCCGTGTTATGGATGCTGTTTCCTGACCATCCTTATTTGCTGGAAAGTCATTTTGAACTGACCCCCGCACTGCAAAAAGCCGGCTATGTGAGTAAGCCGATTGTAGGGCGTTGTGGTGCCAACATCAGCCTGTATGACCGCGAATCCAACCTGATGGAAGAAACTCACGGGCAGTTTGCCGCGCAGGATCAGATTTATCAGGCGTTATGGAAGCTTCCTGATGTGTCGGGATATCGAGCGCAGGTGTGCACCTTCTCTACAGCTGGGCATTTTGCCGGCAGCTGTATGCGGGTTGATTCTGGGCTGGTTATCACCAAAGACAGTGATTTGATTGCACTGCGGGTAGTGGACGATAAGCGCCTGCATCAGTAA
- the hutG gene encoding formimidoylglutamase: MFKAPNMQLWCGREDHLEGEQGTRWHQHIKPWQEGASSGVSLLGFPCDQGVIRNHGRPGARLGPDAIRRMLANHAWHLKTPLYDAGDIACDDCDLESAQQQLGDCIKHLLKQGQLPLVLGGGHEVAWGSWQGLNQFAQTQTIPPVVGIINFDAHFDLRAYDEQGSSGTPFKQIADRCAEQGSAFHYACLGVAQSANTQALFNRADRLGVTYRSDEAMGILQLAEIRQQLAAFMAECDWLYLTIDLDVLPAAVAPGVSAPAARGVSLEVIEPLIADIKATGKIKLVDIAELNPEKDIDQHTARVAARLLGLIAR; the protein is encoded by the coding sequence ATGTTTAAAGCGCCCAATATGCAGTTATGGTGTGGCCGTGAAGATCATCTGGAAGGTGAGCAGGGTACGCGCTGGCATCAACACATTAAGCCGTGGCAGGAAGGGGCATCCTCTGGCGTGAGCTTATTGGGCTTTCCCTGTGATCAGGGGGTTATCCGAAATCATGGGCGCCCCGGAGCGCGATTAGGGCCTGATGCGATTCGCAGGATGTTAGCCAACCATGCCTGGCACCTGAAAACGCCGCTGTATGATGCTGGAGATATCGCGTGTGATGACTGCGACCTTGAAAGTGCACAACAGCAACTGGGCGATTGCATTAAACATCTGCTCAAGCAAGGGCAATTGCCGTTGGTGTTAGGGGGCGGCCATGAAGTGGCTTGGGGAAGCTGGCAAGGGCTGAATCAGTTTGCGCAAACACAAACGATACCGCCGGTAGTGGGCATTATTAACTTTGATGCGCACTTTGATCTGCGCGCGTATGACGAACAAGGTAGCTCAGGCACGCCGTTTAAACAGATTGCTGATCGCTGTGCCGAGCAGGGGAGCGCCTTTCACTATGCCTGTTTAGGAGTGGCGCAAAGTGCCAATACGCAGGCGTTATTCAATCGCGCTGACCGGTTAGGCGTGACTTATCGCAGCGATGAAGCGATGGGCATTCTGCAACTGGCCGAAATCCGTCAGCAGTTAGCCGCCTTTATGGCCGAGTGCGATTGGTTGTATCTCACCATTGATCTGGATGTATTACCCGCAGCGGTAGCACCGGGTGTGAGTGCACCCGCTGCCCGGGGGGTGTCGTTAGAGGTGATCGAACCATTGATCGCCGACATCAAAGCCACTGGCAAAATCAAGCTGGTGGATATCGCCGAACTAAACCCAGAAAAAGACATTGATCAGCATACCGCACGGGTAGCCGCCCGTTTGCTGGGGCTGATTGCGCGTTAA
- the hutC gene encoding histidine utilization repressor — protein MNAKQPRYQQIKQHIVDAIDQGVYPPHSQIPTEHALADLFSVSRMTVNKAIRDLVQVGLLIRTAGQGTYVTDLKAESPLQTINNIADEVKLRGHVFHSEVLCLEAIAASESVAVQLGVRVGSEVFHSRVLHFENEQPIQLEERYVNPEWAPEYLAQDFTRATPNEYLSKNCPLTDIEHVVEAILPTPDTANLLKINTTEPCLLLLRRTWSARHLISYAQLIHPGKRYKLRSQIHL, from the coding sequence TTGAACGCCAAACAGCCGCGTTATCAGCAGATCAAACAGCACATTGTTGATGCGATAGACCAAGGGGTTTACCCACCTCACAGCCAGATTCCGACTGAACATGCGCTGGCAGACCTGTTTTCTGTCAGCCGTATGACGGTGAATAAAGCGATTCGCGATCTGGTGCAGGTGGGTTTGCTGATTCGCACGGCGGGGCAAGGCACGTACGTAACGGATCTGAAAGCAGAATCCCCGCTGCAAACGATCAACAACATTGCCGATGAAGTGAAGCTGCGAGGCCACGTCTTTCATAGCGAAGTGCTTTGTTTAGAAGCGATTGCGGCCAGTGAGTCGGTGGCGGTGCAATTAGGTGTTCGAGTAGGCAGCGAGGTGTTTCACTCGCGGGTGCTGCACTTTGAGAATGAGCAACCTATCCAGCTTGAAGAGCGTTATGTGAACCCTGAGTGGGCACCTGAATACTTGGCGCAGGACTTTACCCGCGCCACACCCAATGAGTACCTGAGTAAAAACTGCCCTTTAACCGATATCGAGCACGTTGTCGAAGCAATTTTGCCAACGCCTGATACCGCTAATCTCTTGAAAATCAATACAACCGAGCCTTGTTTGCTTCTATTGCGAAGAACTTGGTCAGCGCGGCACCTCATTAGCTATGCACAGCTGATTCACCCCGGAAAACGCTATAAGCTGCGCTCGCAAATACACCTTTGA
- the hutH gene encoding histidine ammonia-lyase gives MYELNLTPGTLTLAQLRRVFLEPVKLSLDTACYESIEQSAATVRQVIEENRVVYGINTGFGLLANTRISTEDLELLQRSIVLSHAAGVGQAMQPSTVRLLIVLKINSLARGFSGIRREVIEALITLINAEVYPCIPEKGSVGASGDLAPLAHMSTVLLGEGEVIYKGERISGAAGLKVAGLGPITLAPKEGLALLNGTQASTAFALQGLFSAEDLYAAATVAGALSVEAALGSRRPFDDRVHQVRGHKTQIDAAMAYRHLLQERSEIGDSHQGCEKVQDPYSLRCQPQVMGACLQQIRQAADVLLVEANSVSDNPLVFADDNDIISGGNFHAEPVAMAADNLALAIAEIGALSERRMALLIDTGLSKLPPFLVDNGGVNSGFMIAQVTGAALASENKTLAHPASVDSLPTSANQEDHVSMATFAARRLRDMSENTAGILAVELLAACQGIDFRSPLQPSVPLQKAHSKLRAEVTFYDKDRYFAPDIERAQRLIQRGDFNSLMPGSMLPSF, from the coding sequence ATGTACGAATTAAATTTAACCCCCGGGACACTGACATTAGCGCAGCTGCGCCGGGTTTTTTTGGAACCTGTAAAGTTATCACTAGATACTGCCTGTTACGAGTCGATTGAGCAAAGTGCGGCGACAGTTCGCCAAGTGATAGAAGAGAACCGGGTCGTTTATGGCATCAATACCGGTTTTGGTTTGCTAGCGAATACTCGTATATCCACAGAAGATCTTGAACTATTGCAGCGTAGTATTGTGCTATCCCATGCCGCTGGGGTTGGGCAGGCGATGCAACCTTCGACGGTTCGCTTGCTGATAGTGCTTAAAATTAACTCACTTGCGCGAGGTTTTTCCGGTATTCGTCGAGAAGTGATAGAGGCGCTTATTACCCTGATCAATGCGGAAGTTTACCCCTGTATTCCTGAGAAAGGCTCGGTTGGTGCTTCAGGCGATCTTGCCCCACTTGCTCATATGAGTACCGTCCTGTTAGGAGAGGGAGAGGTGATCTATAAAGGTGAGCGTATTAGTGGGGCGGCTGGCTTGAAAGTGGCTGGATTGGGACCTATTACACTCGCACCCAAAGAAGGACTTGCACTGCTCAATGGTACTCAGGCATCCACTGCCTTCGCGCTGCAAGGGCTATTTTCGGCGGAAGATTTATATGCTGCAGCGACAGTGGCGGGAGCGCTCTCAGTAGAAGCAGCATTGGGTAGCCGTCGTCCATTTGATGACCGTGTTCATCAGGTTCGAGGACACAAGACTCAGATCGACGCGGCGATGGCTTACCGGCACCTATTGCAGGAGCGTTCCGAAATTGGGGATTCTCATCAAGGGTGTGAGAAGGTACAAGACCCCTACTCATTACGCTGTCAGCCGCAGGTGATGGGGGCGTGCTTACAACAGATCCGTCAGGCTGCTGATGTGTTGCTGGTGGAGGCGAACTCAGTCTCAGATAATCCGTTGGTTTTCGCAGATGATAACGACATCATCTCTGGGGGGAATTTTCATGCAGAGCCTGTTGCTATGGCTGCAGATAATCTGGCGCTGGCGATTGCTGAGATAGGCGCACTATCAGAGCGGCGTATGGCGTTATTAATCGATACAGGTTTGTCGAAGCTGCCTCCGTTCTTAGTCGATAACGGCGGCGTAAATTCCGGTTTTATGATTGCGCAAGTAACCGGTGCTGCATTAGCTTCCGAGAACAAAACCTTAGCGCACCCTGCATCGGTTGATAGTTTGCCCACCTCTGCGAATCAGGAAGATCACGTGTCTATGGCGACCTTTGCGGCGCGCAGATTGCGAGATATGTCTGAAAATACCGCCGGTATTTTAGCGGTGGAGTTATTAGCGGCTTGTCAGGGTATTGATTTTCGGTCACCACTTCAGCCATCGGTACCCTTGCAGAAAGCTCATAGCAAATTAAGGGCGGAGGTGACTTTTTATGATAAAGACCGATATTTTGCGCCGGATATCGAGCGTGCTCAGCGTTTAATACAGCGGGGTGATTTCAATAGTTTAATGCCTGGATCTATGCTACCTAGCTTTTAA
- the hutU gene encoding urocanate hydratase, producing the protein MSFTRLDTTREIRAPHGSQLRCKSWLTEAALRMLMNNLDPDVAEHPQALVVYGGIGRAARSWECFDKIVEVLQRLEDDETLLVQSGKPVGVFKTHSDAPRVLIANSNLVPHWGNWEHFNELDKKGLAMYGQMTAGSWIYIGSQGIVQGTYETFVAVAKQHFEGDASGKWILTGGLGGMGGAQPLAATMAGFSMIAVECDETRIDFRLRTRYVDKKATSLDEALAMIEAAKQAGQAISVGLLGNAADVFADLVTRGVTPDVVTDQTSAHDPLNGYLPQGWSMAQAAQMRTKDEAAVVKAAKQSMAVQVQAMLALQSRGAATLDYGNNIRQMALEEGVANAFDFPGFVPAYIRPLFCEGIGPFRWAALSGDPEDIYKTDAKVKELIPDNPHLHNWLDMAKERIAFQGLPARICWVGLKDRARLALAFNEMVKNGELKAPVVIGRDHLDSGSVASPNRETEAMLDGSDAVSDWPLLNALLNTAGGATWVSIHHGGGVGMGFSQHSGVVIVADGTDAAHARLSRVLRNDPGTGVMRHADAGYDIAKQCAREQQLDLPLLDL; encoded by the coding sequence ATGAGTTTTACCCGACTAGATACAACGCGTGAGATTCGCGCGCCACACGGCAGCCAGTTGCGCTGCAAAAGTTGGTTAACCGAAGCGGCCTTGCGCATGCTGATGAACAACTTAGACCCCGACGTTGCCGAGCATCCGCAAGCACTGGTGGTTTACGGTGGCATTGGTCGCGCCGCACGCAGCTGGGAGTGCTTCGATAAAATTGTCGAAGTGTTACAGCGCCTTGAAGATGATGAAACACTGTTGGTGCAGTCAGGTAAGCCGGTTGGCGTCTTTAAAACGCACAGTGATGCGCCTCGGGTATTGATTGCTAACTCCAACTTGGTACCGCATTGGGGTAACTGGGAGCATTTTAACGAGCTGGATAAAAAAGGTTTGGCGATGTATGGCCAGATGACCGCAGGCTCGTGGATCTATATCGGCTCGCAGGGCATTGTGCAGGGTACTTACGAAACATTTGTGGCCGTGGCTAAGCAGCACTTTGAAGGTGATGCATCGGGTAAGTGGATTCTTACCGGTGGCTTAGGTGGCATGGGTGGCGCGCAACCGCTGGCGGCGACGATGGCAGGGTTTTCGATGATCGCGGTTGAATGTGATGAAACCCGCATTGATTTCCGTCTGCGTACCCGTTATGTGGATAAAAAAGCAACGTCACTGGATGAAGCGCTGGCCATGATTGAAGCGGCTAAGCAGGCAGGCCAGGCTATTTCTGTTGGCTTATTAGGCAATGCTGCTGATGTCTTTGCAGATCTGGTAACCCGTGGCGTAACGCCTGATGTGGTGACTGATCAAACCTCCGCCCATGACCCACTCAATGGCTATTTGCCACAGGGCTGGAGCATGGCACAGGCTGCACAGATGCGCACGAAAGACGAAGCAGCGGTGGTCAAAGCGGCAAAACAGTCGATGGCTGTGCAGGTGCAAGCCATGTTGGCACTGCAAAGCCGTGGCGCAGCGACGCTGGATTATGGCAACAACATCCGTCAGATGGCACTGGAAGAGGGCGTAGCTAACGCATTTGATTTCCCAGGCTTTGTGCCAGCTTACATTCGCCCGTTGTTCTGTGAAGGTATTGGCCCATTCCGCTGGGCGGCGTTGTCGGGTGATCCTGAAGATATCTACAAAACCGATGCTAAAGTAAAAGAGCTGATTCCGGATAATCCACACCTGCACAACTGGTTGGATATGGCGAAAGAGCGCATCGCGTTTCAGGGGTTGCCGGCGCGTATCTGCTGGGTCGGCCTGAAAGATCGTGCGCGTTTGGCGTTAGCCTTTAACGAAATGGTCAAAAACGGTGAGCTAAAAGCACCGGTGGTGATTGGGCGTGACCATCTAGATTCGGGCTCGGTCGCTAGCCCTAACCGCGAAACCGAAGCGATGTTGGATGGCTCGGATGCAGTATCTGACTGGCCATTACTGAATGCGTTGCTGAACACCGCAGGGGGTGCAACCTGGGTATCAATCCACCATGGCGGTGGCGTTGGTATGGGCTTTAGTCAGCATTCAGGCGTGGTGATTGTTGCCGATGGCACAGACGCTGCGCATGCGCGTTTAAGCCGAGTGCTGCGCAATGACCCAGGTACCGGTGTGATGCGTCATGCTGATGCCGGTTACGATATTGCTAAACAATGTGCACGCGAGCAGCAGCTTGATTTGCCACTGCTGGATCTATAA
- the upp gene encoding uracil phosphoribosyltransferase produces the protein MSVQEIKHPLVRHKLGLMRSSSKSTRGFRQLAAEVGALLTYEATKDLELETYEVEGWCGPIQAEQIKGKKFTVVPILRAGIGMLDGVLDLVPSAKISVVGLYRDEETLEPVPYFEKLAHDIEERMALIVDPMLATGGSMIATIDMLKKAGCTSIRALVLVAAPEGIAKVVAAHPDVDIFTASIDSHLNEDGYIIPGLGDAGDKIFGTK, from the coding sequence ATGAGCGTACAAGAGATTAAACACCCACTGGTAAGGCATAAGCTGGGTTTGATGCGGTCGTCATCGAAAAGCACACGAGGGTTTCGGCAGTTGGCTGCAGAAGTTGGCGCTCTACTTACGTACGAAGCCACCAAAGACCTTGAACTTGAAACTTATGAGGTTGAGGGGTGGTGTGGCCCGATTCAGGCAGAACAGATCAAGGGGAAAAAGTTTACGGTAGTGCCCATTTTACGCGCTGGTATTGGGATGTTGGATGGCGTACTGGATTTGGTGCCGAGCGCAAAAATCAGCGTGGTTGGCCTATACCGTGATGAAGAGACTCTAGAGCCAGTTCCTTATTTTGAGAAGCTGGCACATGACATTGAGGAGCGCATGGCGCTGATTGTTGACCCTATGCTTGCGACGGGTGGCTCTATGATAGCCACTATCGATATGCTGAAAAAAGCAGGCTGTACTAGCATTCGTGCCTTGGTCTTGGTTGCTGCTCCTGAGGGTATCGCGAAGGTGGTCGCTGCCCACCCGGATGTGGATATTTTCACTGCATCTATCGATAGTCATCTGAACGAAGATGGTTACATCATTCCAGGTTTGGGTGATGCTGGCGATAAAATCTTTGGTACAAAATAG
- the hutI gene encoding imidazolonepropionase: MQAFIDADRYWLNVNLATMQQGRYAVQQDRAVAVKDGRISAIEPMSALQEFIGRPEALAGKGGWLTPGLIDCHTHLVFAGNRATEFEQRLQGVPYEQIAKQGGGIMATVRATREASEQQLFDLAVPRLQALMREGVTTVEVKSGYGLSVADEHKLLRVARRLGEVFAVNIEPTLLGAHALPSEYKDNPDAYIALVCEEMIPQAAEQQLTRAVDVFCEGIGFTPAQCEAVFSAAKAHGLAIKGHTEQLSDLKGSQLAASMGALSVDHLEYLDATQLQPLVDNHTVAVLLPGAFYFLRETRLPPIEALRAAGIPMAVATDFNPGTSPLASLRWMMGMACTLFRLTPEEALAGVTCHAAQALGCAADRGLLAVGQRADMVLWDIQHPAELAYQQGVSCLKQRIFNGEVHHV; this comes from the coding sequence ATGCAGGCTTTTATCGACGCAGACCGTTACTGGCTGAATGTAAATCTGGCAACCATGCAGCAAGGGCGCTATGCCGTGCAGCAAGACCGTGCCGTGGCCGTTAAAGATGGCCGCATCAGCGCGATTGAGCCAATGAGTGCGTTGCAAGAATTTATTGGCCGCCCAGAAGCCTTGGCAGGTAAGGGCGGTTGGCTGACGCCCGGTTTAATCGATTGCCATACCCATTTGGTGTTTGCCGGTAACCGCGCCACCGAGTTTGAACAGCGCTTACAAGGTGTGCCCTATGAGCAGATTGCTAAGCAGGGTGGCGGCATTATGGCTACTGTGCGGGCAACGCGGGAGGCATCTGAGCAGCAACTGTTTGATTTGGCGGTGCCGCGCCTTCAGGCCTTGATGCGTGAAGGGGTAACCACGGTCGAAGTGAAGTCGGGCTATGGCTTAAGCGTTGCGGATGAACACAAGCTATTGCGGGTGGCGCGCCGTTTAGGTGAAGTGTTTGCGGTTAATATCGAGCCAACTCTCTTGGGTGCCCACGCACTGCCGTCTGAATATAAAGATAACCCCGATGCTTATATCGCACTCGTGTGTGAGGAGATGATTCCACAAGCAGCAGAGCAGCAACTCACCCGTGCGGTTGATGTGTTTTGTGAAGGCATTGGTTTTACTCCTGCGCAGTGCGAAGCTGTTTTTAGCGCCGCTAAAGCCCACGGGCTGGCCATAAAAGGCCATACAGAGCAACTATCAGATCTGAAAGGCTCACAGCTGGCGGCCAGTATGGGCGCGCTGTCGGTGGATCATCTGGAATATCTGGATGCAACACAGCTACAGCCTCTCGTGGATAACCACACGGTGGCTGTTCTGCTACCGGGAGCATTCTATTTTCTGCGCGAAACTCGCCTACCGCCCATTGAAGCACTGCGCGCGGCGGGCATTCCAATGGCAGTGGCCACCGACTTTAACCCGGGCACCTCACCTTTGGCATCCTTGCGCTGGATGATGGGTATGGCATGCACGTTATTCCGACTAACGCCAGAAGAGGCCTTAGCCGGTGTAACCTGCCATGCCGCTCAGGCGCTGGGTTGTGCTGCTGATCGCGGTTTACTGGCGGTCGGCCAGCGTGCGGATATGGTGCTGTGGGATATTCAGCACCCTGCCGAGCTTGCCTACCAACAAGGCGTATCTTGCCTGAAACAACGTATTTTTAATGGGGAGGTGCATCATGTTTAA
- a CDS encoding hypoxanthine-guanine phosphoribosyltransferase, giving the protein MSQTDIDHIKKIYIEADLLYSESEVEAAINKMAADISAALAESDPVIFTIMNGGLVIGGKLLTKLNFPLEAGYMHATRYRNTTSGHDLEWKVAPMIDFSGRPVLIVDDILDEGHTLAEIISFCHQKGASSVQTAVLVNKLHDRKASEDLKADFVGLDVEDRYIFGYGMDYHGYWRNAPGIFAVKGK; this is encoded by the coding sequence ATGTCCCAAACTGATATCGATCATATAAAAAAAATCTATATTGAAGCTGACTTGCTATATAGCGAGTCCGAAGTCGAAGCCGCCATCAATAAAATGGCAGCAGACATCTCCGCCGCATTGGCCGAGTCGGACCCAGTTATCTTTACTATTATGAATGGCGGCTTGGTCATTGGAGGGAAGCTTCTCACTAAACTTAACTTCCCGTTGGAAGCAGGTTACATGCACGCTACCCGCTACCGGAATACCACATCAGGCCATGATCTGGAGTGGAAAGTAGCCCCGATGATCGACTTTTCTGGCCGCCCAGTTCTGATTGTCGACGACATTCTTGATGAAGGCCACACGCTGGCTGAAATCATCAGTTTCTGCCACCAAAAAGGAGCTTCCAGCGTTCAAACCGCTGTTCTAGTAAATAAGCTGCATGACCGTAAAGCCAGCGAAGATTTAAAAGCAGATTTTGTGGGTTTAGATGTAGAAGATCGCTACATTTTTGGATACGGAATGGATTACCACGGCTATTGGCGCAATGCGCCCGGCATTTTTGCAGTCAAGGGCAAATAA